DNA sequence from the Geobacter sp. AOG2 genome:
ACGCCGATAGGCGCTAAGATGGCTGTTTTTCAACGACCTGCTATCAGGATGATCTGCAGGTCCATCACATTGGTCCCGGTCGGCCCGGTCCTAAGCAAGGCCCCGCAGCGGTCCAGCAGGGGAAAGGCGTCGTTGGCCGCCAGGTAGGCCTCGGGGTCCAGCCCGGCGCGCCGGGCCAGGCTGACGGTTTCATTGTCCACCACGGCCCCGGCCGCATCGGTCGGCCCGTCGATGCCGTCCGTGCCCGCGGACAAGAGGCTGATGCCGGGTGTGCCCGCGATCTCCAGGGCAAAGGCCAGGGCCAGTTCCTGGTTGCGCCCTCCCCTGCCGTTGCCCCGGACCGTGACCGTGGTCTCGCCGCCGCTCAGCAGACAGACCCGCTGCCCTGCTTGCAGGTTCGAGCGGACGCGCAACGCCTCCCGGGCCAGTCGTCTGCCAGCTTCCCGCGCCTCCCCGGCCACGGCCTCCCCGCGGATAGTCGTCTCCAATCCCAAGGATCGGGCCGCAGACGCGGCGGCGGAGAGGGCATCGCCGTTGCGCGCCGCAATGACGCTCTCCACCCCGGCAAAGAGAGGGTCCCCCGGCTTGGGGGTCTCTGCTATCGCCCCGGCCCGCCCCTGTTCCAGGCGCAAACGGACGGCAGGCGGCACCTTGTCCGTCAGGCCGAAGCGCCCCAGCACCGCCAGGGCATCGCCGAAGGTGGTGGGGTCGGGCACGGCCGGGCCGGAGGCGATCACATCCAGCCGGTCCCCCGGCACATCCGAGATCATAAGCGAGAGGACCGTCGCCGGGAAGGCGAGACGGGCCAACTGCCCCCCCTTGATGGCGGAAAGGTGCTTGCGCACGGTGTTCAGTTCCCGGATATCGGCCCCCGCCTCCATCAGCAGTTGTGCCGTGATCCGCTTCTCATCCAGGGTGATCCCCGGAGCCGGGACCGCCAGCAGGGCCGAGCCGCCGCCTGAGACCAGGAGGAGCAGGAGGGTGCGTGCGTCGCAGGCGCGGGCCAGTTC
Encoded proteins:
- a CDS encoding glycerate kinase; amino-acid sequence: MRRAVLPVTESDRSTLQTLFRAALAAVEPGQALAPHLDRAGERYGSEGFQRLVVAGFGKAAIPMARAAEERLGNLISAGVVIAPHGTPFSNAGGLETIEVAFAGHPHPDSAGEAAGRRIMELARACDARTLLLLLVSGGGSALLAVPAPGITLDEKRITAQLLMEAGADIRELNTVRKHLSAIKGGQLARLAFPATVLSLMISDVPGDRLDVIASGPAVPDPTTFGDALAVLGRFGLTDKVPPAVRLRLEQGRAGAIAETPKPGDPLFAGVESVIAARNGDALSAAASAARSLGLETTIRGEAVAGEAREAGRRLAREALRVRSNLQAGQRVCLLSGGETTVTVRGNGRGGRNQELALAFALEIAGTPGISLLSAGTDGIDGPTDAAGAVVDNETVSLARRAGLDPEAYLAANDAFPLLDRCGALLRTGPTGTNVMDLQIILIAGR